The Streptomyces sp. Je 1-332 genome has a window encoding:
- a CDS encoding NTP pyrophosphohydrolase, with translation MRTLLVVDAANVVGSVPDGWWRDRHGAAERLRDRLVAYADTGIPGHPGPLDITLVVEGAARYVESIEGVRVVSAPGSGDDRIVELVAEAADSPCVVVTADRELRRRVGELGAQSVGPRTVRDS, from the coding sequence ATGAGAACTCTCCTGGTCGTGGACGCCGCCAACGTCGTGGGCTCGGTGCCCGACGGCTGGTGGCGCGACCGGCACGGGGCGGCCGAGCGCCTACGGGACCGGCTCGTCGCGTACGCCGACACGGGCATCCCGGGTCATCCGGGGCCGCTGGACATCACCCTCGTGGTGGAGGGCGCGGCCCGCTACGTCGAGTCGATCGAGGGCGTACGCGTGGTCTCCGCGCCCGGCAGCGGCGACGACCGCATCGTGGAGCTGGTCGCCGAGGCGGCGGACAGCCCCTGCGTGGTCGTCACGGCCGACCGCGAGCTGCGCCGGAGGGTCGGCGAACTGGGAGCACAATCGGTAGGCCCCCGAACGGTCCGCGACAGCTGA
- a CDS encoding amino acid permease — translation MASSLFRTKSIEQSIKDTEEPEHQLKKSLSALDLTVFGVGVVIGTGIFVLTGAVAKETAGPATAIAFAVAGVVCALAALCYAEFASTVPVAGSAYTFSYASLGELPAWTIGWDLVLEFALGTAVVAVGWSGYVRSLMDNAGWELPAALSGPDAADGFSFDILATALVLVLTVVLVLGMKLSARVTTVIVAIKVAVVLIVIIAGAFFIDADNYKPFIPKAEEVPAGNSIDSPLIQLMFGYAPTNFGVLGIFTAASIVFFAFIGFDIVATAAEETKLPQRDMPRGILGSLLICTILYVAVSIVVTGMQHYSELSVDAPLADAFKATGHPFYGGVISFGAAVGLTTVCMILLLGQTRVFFAMSRDGLLPRFFSHVHPKYRTPHRPTILLGVLIAILAGFTSLDELAELVNIGTLFAFVVVALSVIILRRTRPDLPRAFRTPLVPLVPILSVAASVWLMLNLPAETWLRFGVWMALGFVVYFVYGRSHSQLGKQHGKRGDAAPGR, via the coding sequence GTGGCAAGCAGCCTTTTCAGAACGAAGAGCATCGAGCAGTCCATCAAGGACACCGAGGAGCCGGAGCACCAGCTCAAGAAGTCGCTGTCCGCCCTTGATCTCACGGTCTTCGGTGTCGGCGTCGTCATCGGCACCGGCATCTTCGTGCTGACCGGGGCGGTGGCCAAGGAGACCGCGGGGCCCGCCACCGCGATCGCCTTCGCCGTCGCCGGCGTCGTCTGCGCCCTCGCGGCGCTCTGCTACGCGGAGTTCGCCTCCACCGTGCCGGTGGCCGGATCGGCGTACACCTTCTCGTACGCCTCGCTCGGCGAGCTGCCCGCCTGGACCATCGGCTGGGACCTGGTGCTCGAATTCGCGCTCGGCACGGCGGTGGTCGCCGTCGGGTGGTCCGGTTACGTGCGCTCGCTGATGGACAACGCGGGCTGGGAGCTGCCCGCGGCGCTCTCCGGGCCCGATGCCGCCGACGGCTTCAGCTTCGACATCCTCGCCACCGCGCTGGTGCTCGTCCTGACGGTCGTCCTGGTCCTCGGGATGAAGCTCTCCGCCCGCGTCACCACGGTCATCGTCGCCATCAAGGTGGCCGTCGTCCTGATCGTCATCATCGCGGGCGCCTTCTTCATCGACGCCGACAACTACAAGCCGTTCATCCCCAAGGCCGAGGAAGTGCCCGCGGGCAACAGCATCGATTCCCCGCTCATCCAGCTGATGTTCGGCTACGCGCCCACCAACTTCGGCGTGCTCGGCATCTTCACGGCCGCGTCCATCGTCTTCTTCGCCTTCATCGGCTTCGACATCGTGGCCACCGCGGCCGAGGAGACGAAGCTGCCCCAGCGGGACATGCCGCGCGGCATCCTCGGCTCGCTCCTGATCTGCACCATCCTGTACGTCGCCGTGTCGATCGTCGTCACGGGCATGCAGCACTACAGCGAACTGTCCGTGGACGCCCCGCTCGCCGACGCCTTCAAGGCCACCGGGCATCCCTTCTACGGCGGTGTGATCAGCTTCGGCGCGGCCGTCGGCCTCACCACGGTCTGCATGATCCTGCTGCTCGGCCAGACCCGCGTCTTCTTCGCGATGAGCCGCGACGGACTGCTGCCCCGGTTCTTCTCGCACGTCCACCCGAAGTACCGCACGCCGCACCGGCCGACCATCCTGCTCGGTGTCCTCATCGCGATCCTCGCGGGCTTCACCAGCCTCGACGAGCTCGCCGAACTGGTGAACATCGGCACGCTCTTCGCCTTCGTCGTGGTCGCCCTGAGCGTCATCATCCTGCGCCGCACCCGCCCCGACCTGCCGCGCGCCTTCCGCACCCCGCTGGTGCCGCTCGTACCCATCCTCTCGGTGGCGGCATCGGTGTGGCTGATGTTGAACCTGCCTGCCGAGACGTGGCTGCGGTTCGGCGTCTGGATGGCGCTCGGCTTCGTCGTCTACTTCGTGTACGGACGCTCGCACAGCCAGCTGGGCAAGCAGCACGGCAAGCGGGGGGACGCAGCCCCCGGCCGGTGA
- a CDS encoding LCP family protein — protein MAGLPRGRKIRRIVCWTLAGLLVVGGGLGFLAYRQLSGNLSSVDINAALGMDRPADTDNGGQDILVIGSDSRSGDNKGLAGGDTGGTARSDTAMVVHLPAGGGRATAVSIPRDTLVTRPGCATAGGEKLPEARRVMFNSVYTAGGPACVVKTVENMTGIRMDHFVEIDFAGFKGLVDALGGVTVTTDKPIDDKDSGLRLAAGTHRLDGTQSLAFVRTRHGIGDGSDLGRIGLQQQFMLAALSEIKQQGTLSNPAKLYEIADAATKSLTTDSGLGSLTDLASFARSLDGLDPRSMETVTLPVAYDRSDPNRVVAAQPQADELWSALKADGTVPASARKSPARGGGS, from the coding sequence ATGGCCGGGCTACCGCGGGGCAGAAAGATCCGAAGAATCGTGTGCTGGACCCTGGCGGGACTGCTCGTCGTCGGCGGTGGCCTCGGCTTCCTCGCCTACCGCCAGCTGTCCGGCAACCTCAGCAGCGTCGACATCAACGCCGCCCTCGGCATGGACCGCCCCGCCGACACCGACAACGGCGGCCAGGACATCCTCGTCATCGGGTCCGACTCGCGCTCCGGCGACAACAAGGGCCTGGCGGGCGGCGACACCGGCGGCACGGCCCGGTCCGACACCGCCATGGTGGTGCATCTGCCCGCGGGCGGCGGCCGGGCGACCGCGGTGAGCATTCCGCGGGACACGCTGGTGACGCGGCCGGGGTGCGCCACCGCCGGCGGCGAGAAGCTGCCGGAGGCACGGCGCGTGATGTTCAACTCCGTCTACACCGCGGGCGGTCCGGCCTGTGTGGTGAAGACGGTCGAGAACATGACCGGCATCCGCATGGACCACTTCGTGGAGATCGACTTCGCCGGGTTCAAGGGGCTGGTCGACGCGCTCGGCGGCGTCACCGTCACCACGGACAAGCCGATCGACGACAAGGACAGCGGTCTGCGGCTCGCGGCGGGCACCCATCGGCTCGACGGCACCCAGTCGCTGGCCTTCGTCCGCACCCGGCACGGCATAGGCGACGGCAGTGATCTCGGGCGCATCGGCCTCCAGCAGCAGTTCATGCTGGCGGCCCTCTCGGAGATCAAGCAGCAGGGCACGCTGAGCAACCCCGCCAAGCTCTACGAGATCGCCGACGCCGCGACCAAGTCGCTCACCACCGACTCCGGCCTCGGATCGCTCACCGACCTGGCCTCCTTCGCCAGGAGCCTCGACGGCCTCGATCCCCGGAGCATGGAGACGGTCACGCTGCCCGTGGCCTACGACAGGAGCGACCCGAACCGCGTGGTCGCCGCGCAGCCGCAGGCCGACGAGCTGTGGTCGGCGCTGAAGGCCGACGGGACCGTGCCCGCGTCGGCCAGGAAGTCGCCTGCGCGGGGCGGGGGTTCGTGA
- a CDS encoding CDP-alcohol phosphatidyltransferase family protein, giving the protein MDPVATRLVRFLARFERVTPNGVTWSALLVGIAAAGFFVRGDQLSLVIGALLYHVSFILDCVDGKLARLKGNGTVFGGWLDYVFDRIRVLCCAIALMGGQYLRTDDEWYLVGALAVVFLDMLRYVDALQIYKMRVAMRRRIEDLAAERGQGARAGNTPPVVFMEDLMRENPDLDPERQQPPRSVTVVDLHAGFRGRFPWYARVRRTLTEHRIRPHLVSGIEFQMAIFIIAPLTGCILPVTVVAGALLALFELAIMYKFWLSTRDFSRVMEKREWSLI; this is encoded by the coding sequence GTGGACCCCGTCGCCACCCGGCTCGTCCGGTTCCTCGCTCGCTTCGAACGTGTCACGCCGAACGGCGTGACGTGGTCGGCGCTCCTTGTCGGCATCGCCGCGGCCGGATTCTTCGTGCGGGGCGACCAGCTGTCCCTCGTCATCGGCGCGCTTCTCTACCACGTGAGCTTCATCCTCGACTGCGTCGACGGAAAACTTGCCCGCCTCAAAGGGAACGGCACGGTGTTCGGGGGCTGGCTCGACTACGTCTTCGACCGGATACGGGTGCTGTGCTGCGCCATCGCCCTGATGGGCGGCCAGTATCTGCGCACCGACGACGAGTGGTACCTCGTGGGTGCGCTTGCGGTCGTCTTCCTCGACATGCTCCGGTACGTCGACGCCCTGCAGATCTACAAGATGCGGGTGGCGATGCGACGCAGGATCGAGGACCTGGCCGCCGAGCGCGGGCAGGGCGCACGGGCCGGGAACACCCCGCCGGTGGTCTTCATGGAGGACCTGATGCGGGAGAACCCGGACCTGGACCCCGAGCGGCAGCAACCGCCCCGCAGCGTGACCGTCGTCGACCTGCACGCGGGGTTCCGCGGCCGCTTCCCCTGGTACGCCCGCGTACGCAGGACACTGACCGAGCACCGCATCCGGCCGCATCTGGTGAGCGGAATCGAATTCCAGATGGCGATCTTCATCATCGCGCCGCTGACGGGATGCATTCTCCCCGTCACGGTGGTCGCGGGCGCGCTGCTCGCCCTTTTCGAACTGGCCATCATGTACAAATTCTGGCTCTCCACACGGGATTTCAGCCGCGTCATGGAGAAACGGGAGTGGAGCCTCATATGA
- a CDS encoding ATP-binding cassette domain-containing protein, with amino-acid sequence MVHVSATPVLALRGVSKRFGAVQALTDVELEVHAGEVVALVGDNGAGKSTLVKTIAGVHPIDDGVIEWESKAVQINKPHDAQNLGIATVYQDLALCDNIDVVGNLYLGRELRRRGVLNEVEMERRARELLTTLSIRIPSVRIPIASLSGGQRQTVAIARSMLGEPKLVILDEPTAALGVEQTAQVLDLVERLRERGHAVILISHNMADVKAVADKVAVLRLGRNNGVFDVKSTSQEEIISAITGATDNAVTRRAARNGEAQK; translated from the coding sequence ATGGTTCACGTGTCCGCTACGCCCGTGTTGGCGTTGCGCGGGGTCTCCAAGCGATTCGGTGCCGTCCAGGCGCTCACCGACGTCGAGCTTGAGGTCCACGCCGGTGAGGTGGTCGCCCTGGTCGGCGACAACGGCGCAGGAAAGTCCACGCTGGTCAAAACGATCGCCGGCGTGCATCCCATCGATGACGGCGTCATCGAGTGGGAAAGCAAGGCCGTCCAGATCAACAAGCCGCACGACGCCCAGAACCTGGGCATCGCGACCGTCTACCAGGACCTCGCGCTGTGCGACAACATCGACGTCGTCGGCAATCTCTACCTCGGTCGTGAGCTGCGCAGGCGCGGCGTGCTCAACGAGGTCGAGATGGAGCGCCGCGCCCGCGAGCTCCTCACCACGCTGTCGATCCGCATACCCAGCGTCCGCATCCCGATCGCCTCGCTCTCCGGCGGACAGCGCCAGACGGTGGCGATCGCCCGCTCGATGCTCGGCGAGCCCAAGCTCGTCATCCTCGACGAGCCCACCGCGGCGCTCGGCGTCGAGCAGACCGCCCAGGTCCTCGACCTGGTGGAGCGGCTGCGCGAGCGCGGCCACGCGGTCATTCTCATCAGCCACAACATGGCGGACGTCAAGGCCGTCGCGGACAAGGTGGCGGTGCTCCGGCTCGGCCGGAACAACGGCGTCTTCGACGTGAAGTCCACCTCGCAGGAAGAGATCATCTCCGCCATCACGGGCGCCACGGACAATGCCGTGACCCGTCGCGCGGCGCGCAATGGGGAGGCCCAGAAGTGA
- the dxs gene encoding 1-deoxy-D-xylulose-5-phosphate synthase: MPLLTRIRGPRDLDRLSLEELNQLAGEIRAFLVDAVSKTGGHLGPNLGVVELTIAMHRVFESPQDKVLFDTGHQSYVHKLLTGRQDFGKLRTKGGISGYPSRAESDHDVIENSHASTVLGWADGLAKANEVRGKDDHVVAVIGDGALTGGMAWEALNNIAAAKDRPLVIVVNDNERSYAPTIGGLANHLATLRTTDGYERFLARGKDLLERTPVVGRPLYETLHGAKKGLKDFIAPQGMFEDLGLKYVGPIDGHDIEALESALVRAKRFGGPVIVHCITEKGRGYKPAEEDEADHFHGIGPIHPDTGLPIAAGGMDWTSVFGEEMVKLGHEREDIVAITAAMLQPVGLRKFAKEFPDRVYDVGIAEQHAAVSAAGLATGGLHPVFAVYATFLNRAFDQLLMDVALHKCGVTFVLDRAGVTGTDGASHNGMWDMSILQCVPTLRIAAPRDADQVRLQLREAVEVDDAPTVVRYSKGAVGPAVKAVGKVGGMDVLRKAGTSHPDVLLVSVGALAPMCLEIADLLDKQGITTTVVDPRWVKPVDEALAPLAEQHRVVVTVEDNSRAGGVGSAVSQALRDAGVDVPLRDFGIPPRFLDHASRKEIMAEIGLTAPDIARQVTGLVAKLDGRFERATAVDSVEAGEPARD; encoded by the coding sequence GTGCCGCTGCTGACCCGCATCAGGGGACCGCGCGATCTGGACCGGCTCAGCCTGGAGGAGCTGAACCAGCTGGCCGGCGAGATCCGCGCCTTCCTCGTAGACGCAGTGTCCAAGACCGGCGGCCACCTCGGCCCCAACCTCGGCGTGGTCGAGCTCACCATCGCCATGCACCGCGTCTTCGAGTCCCCGCAGGACAAGGTGCTCTTCGACACCGGCCACCAGAGCTACGTGCACAAGCTGCTCACCGGCCGCCAGGACTTCGGCAAGCTGCGCACCAAGGGCGGCATCTCCGGCTACCCCTCGCGCGCCGAGTCCGACCACGACGTGATCGAGAACTCGCACGCCTCCACCGTCCTCGGCTGGGCCGACGGCCTCGCCAAGGCCAACGAGGTGCGGGGCAAGGACGACCACGTCGTCGCCGTCATCGGTGACGGCGCCCTCACCGGCGGCATGGCCTGGGAGGCGCTGAACAACATCGCCGCCGCCAAGGACCGCCCCCTGGTGATCGTCGTCAACGACAACGAACGTTCGTACGCCCCCACCATCGGCGGCCTCGCGAACCACCTGGCGACCCTGCGCACCACGGACGGATACGAGCGCTTCCTGGCCCGCGGCAAGGACCTCCTGGAGCGCACCCCGGTCGTCGGCAGGCCCCTGTACGAGACGCTGCACGGCGCGAAGAAGGGCCTCAAGGACTTCATCGCCCCGCAGGGCATGTTCGAGGACCTCGGCCTGAAGTACGTCGGGCCCATCGACGGCCACGACATCGAGGCGCTGGAGTCCGCCCTGGTGCGCGCCAAGCGCTTCGGCGGCCCGGTCATCGTGCACTGCATCACCGAGAAGGGCCGCGGCTACAAGCCCGCCGAGGAGGACGAGGCCGACCACTTCCACGGCATCGGCCCGATCCACCCCGACACGGGCCTGCCGATCGCCGCGGGCGGCATGGACTGGACGTCCGTCTTCGGCGAGGAGATGGTCAAGCTCGGCCATGAGCGCGAGGACATCGTCGCCATCACGGCCGCCATGCTCCAGCCGGTCGGCCTGCGGAAGTTCGCCAAGGAGTTCCCCGACCGGGTCTACGACGTCGGCATCGCCGAGCAGCACGCCGCGGTCTCCGCGGCCGGCCTGGCCACCGGCGGCCTGCACCCCGTCTTCGCCGTCTACGCGACGTTCCTCAACCGCGCCTTCGACCAGCTCCTGATGGACGTGGCCCTGCACAAGTGCGGCGTCACCTTCGTCCTGGACCGGGCGGGCGTCACCGGCACGGACGGCGCCTCGCACAACGGCATGTGGGACATGTCGATCCTGCAGTGCGTGCCCACCCTGCGGATCGCCGCCCCGCGCGACGCCGACCAGGTCCGCCTCCAGCTGCGTGAGGCCGTCGAGGTGGACGACGCCCCGACCGTCGTGCGCTACTCCAAGGGAGCGGTCGGTCCCGCGGTCAAGGCCGTCGGCAAGGTCGGCGGCATGGACGTCCTGCGCAAGGCGGGCACCAGCCACCCCGACGTGCTCCTGGTCTCGGTGGGCGCCCTCGCTCCCATGTGCCTGGAGATCGCCGACCTCCTCGACAAGCAGGGCATCACCACGACGGTCGTCGACCCCCGCTGGGTCAAGCCCGTCGACGAGGCGCTCGCCCCGCTCGCCGAGCAGCACCGCGTGGTCGTCACCGTCGAGGACAACTCCCGCGCGGGCGGCGTCGGTTCGGCTGTCTCCCAGGCCCTGCGCGACGCGGGCGTCGACGTACCGCTGCGCGACTTCGGCATCCCGCCGCGCTTCCTGGACCACGCCTCGCGCAAGGAGATCATGGCCGAGATCGGCCTGACCGCCCCGGACATCGCCCGCCAGGTGACCGGTCTGGTGGCCAAGCTGGACGGACGCTTCGAGCGCGCCACCGCCGTCGACTCGGTCGAGGCCGGGGAGCCCGCGCGCGACTGA
- a CDS encoding sugar ABC transporter permease gives MDKTSTPGGAPGDAPVDAPAAAADAVTAVDPRLLVREQGFAGYITEFKRKMRAGDLGSIPVVAGLIIIWAIFASMNSRFMTAENLSNISVAMVGTGMIAVGIVFVLLLGEIDLSVGSVSGVAGAVAAVLAVTHGAPEWIALIVAVLSGTVIGTIHGFFFARIGAPAFAVTLAGLLFWQGFMLQILGDNGTINLDSEGLIAKLTSYYFTDVAAAYGLAVVAVAAFFLSSFLDSRRRDAAGVPSRPLSEIIVRTAALAVVAFAAAIMFNQYKGLPLALVIFLVVLVGTDFALRRTGYGRKVFALGGSVEASRRAGINVTLIRTSVYAIAGTFAAAGGLFMASKIAAANQGAGTGDLLMNAIAAAVIGGTSLFGGRGRTWNALLGVMVITSIQYGLALEGIATPVQYMITGGVLLATVVIDSVTRKTQKTAGRA, from the coding sequence ATCGACAAGACCTCCACGCCCGGCGGCGCGCCGGGCGACGCGCCCGTCGACGCCCCCGCGGCGGCCGCCGACGCCGTCACCGCGGTGGACCCCCGCCTGCTCGTGCGCGAGCAGGGCTTCGCGGGCTACATCACCGAGTTCAAGCGGAAGATGCGCGCCGGTGACCTGGGTTCCATACCCGTCGTCGCGGGCCTCATCATCATCTGGGCGATCTTCGCCTCGATGAACTCGCGCTTCATGACCGCGGAGAACCTCAGCAACATCTCCGTCGCCATGGTCGGCACCGGCATGATCGCGGTCGGTATCGTCTTCGTGCTGCTGCTCGGCGAGATCGACCTGTCGGTCGGCTCGGTCAGCGGTGTCGCGGGCGCGGTCGCCGCCGTGCTCGCCGTCACGCACGGCGCTCCCGAATGGATCGCGCTGATCGTCGCCGTCCTCTCCGGCACCGTGATCGGCACCATCCACGGCTTCTTCTTCGCGCGCATCGGAGCCCCGGCGTTCGCCGTCACCCTGGCGGGCCTGCTGTTCTGGCAGGGCTTCATGCTCCAGATCCTGGGTGACAACGGCACCATCAACCTCGACTCCGAGGGTCTGATCGCCAAGCTGACCTCGTACTACTTCACGGACGTCGCGGCCGCCTACGGCCTCGCGGTCGTCGCGGTCGCCGCGTTCTTCCTCTCCTCCTTCCTGGACAGCCGCCGCCGCGACGCGGCCGGTGTCCCGTCCAGGCCGCTGAGCGAGATCATCGTCCGTACCGCGGCCCTGGCCGTGGTGGCCTTCGCGGCCGCGATCATGTTCAACCAGTACAAGGGCCTGCCCCTCGCCCTGGTGATCTTCCTGGTGGTCCTGGTCGGCACCGACTTCGCGCTGCGCCGCACCGGCTACGGCCGCAAGGTCTTCGCGCTCGGCGGGAGCGTCGAGGCGTCCCGCCGCGCGGGCATCAACGTCACGCTGATCCGTACGTCGGTCTACGCGATCGCCGGTACGTTCGCCGCGGCCGGCGGCCTCTTCATGGCCTCCAAGATCGCCGCCGCCAACCAGGGCGCCGGCACCGGTGACCTCCTGATGAACGCCATCGCGGCGGCCGTGATCGGCGGCACCAGCCTCTTCGGTGGCCGGGGCCGCACCTGGAACGCCCTCCTGGGCGTCATGGTCATCACCTCGATCCAGTACGGCCTGGCGCTCGAAGGCATCGCAACGCCGGTCCAGTACATGATCACTGGTGGCGTACTGCTCGCCACGGTCGTGATCGACTCCGTGACGCGCAAGACCCAGAAGACGGCAGGACGCGCCTGA
- a CDS encoding glycosyltransferase family 39 protein: MLAEPSASLRSVRGLRLPRPHTEKPHAAYWPRLLPLLAALACVTRIPSFRWPLWSPDEGYLAVQARMLADGGELYETVVDRKPPLVPWLYEGAFAVFGDGTLLPLKVLAVVAQLLTAVLLVGIARRRWGDGAGRTAGVLYLLVSVGLNPEDAQAATFEVFMLPCTAAALWCADRRRWGAAGAAVACAFLAKQTGGAVLVPVAWLLWQAGGARRDVLRLGVGLTAPVLAAAALTHPAGFLFWTVTGSGAYASFTGSELHVLFRALTNTAVLAVACGGLIPPVVRVLRIARTGATELWLWLASSAAAVLAGFHFFGHYYLQLTPPLALLATAALHILPRERTRTAVSVSAAACALFLTWGMLAPRPELAHATRLAETVRALTSSQDKVLFWGIHPETYWLSDRAPASRYLTAGLLTNYSGGRNGPQVGERYAVEGAWRIFRRELADHPPTIIIDDSQGKPFTPARLPSLRRILTVGYEPVGRVGGAVVYARTDR; this comes from the coding sequence ATGCTCGCCGAGCCCTCCGCATCACTACGCTCCGTACGCGGGCTGCGGCTGCCGCGCCCGCATACGGAGAAACCCCACGCGGCGTACTGGCCGCGCCTGCTCCCCCTCCTCGCCGCGCTGGCCTGCGTCACCCGGATTCCTTCCTTCCGGTGGCCGCTGTGGAGCCCGGACGAGGGCTATCTCGCCGTCCAGGCAAGGATGCTGGCCGACGGGGGAGAGCTGTACGAAACGGTCGTCGACCGCAAGCCGCCGCTCGTCCCCTGGCTGTACGAGGGGGCGTTCGCGGTCTTCGGTGACGGGACGCTGCTCCCGCTGAAGGTGCTCGCGGTGGTGGCCCAGCTCCTGACCGCCGTGCTCCTCGTGGGCATCGCAAGGCGCCGCTGGGGCGACGGCGCCGGCCGCACAGCAGGCGTGCTCTATCTCCTCGTCTCGGTGGGCCTGAACCCCGAGGACGCCCAGGCGGCCACCTTCGAGGTCTTCATGCTGCCGTGCACGGCGGCCGCCCTGTGGTGCGCGGACCGGCGCCGCTGGGGGGCGGCGGGCGCGGCGGTCGCCTGTGCGTTCCTCGCCAAACAGACCGGGGGAGCGGTCCTGGTGCCGGTGGCGTGGCTGCTGTGGCAGGCGGGCGGCGCCCGAAGGGACGTACTGCGCCTGGGAGTTGGTCTGACCGCCCCGGTCCTCGCGGCGGCGGCTCTGACGCATCCCGCGGGGTTCCTCTTCTGGACGGTGACGGGCTCGGGGGCGTACGCCTCTTTCACCGGCTCCGAACTCCACGTGCTCTTCCGGGCCCTGACGAACACGGCGGTCCTCGCGGTGGCCTGCGGGGGGCTCATCCCGCCCGTGGTACGGGTCCTGCGCATCGCCCGCACAGGCGCAACGGAACTGTGGCTCTGGCTCGCCTCATCGGCGGCAGCGGTCCTGGCCGGCTTCCACTTCTTCGGCCACTACTACCTCCAACTCACCCCGCCTCTGGCCCTCTTGGCCACAGCGGCGCTCCACATCCTGCCTCGGGAGCGCACACGGACGGCGGTATCGGTCTCCGCCGCCGCGTGCGCGCTGTTCCTGACCTGGGGAATGCTCGCCCCCCGCCCCGAACTGGCGCACGCCACGCGCCTGGCGGAGACCGTCCGCGCGCTGACGTCATCCCAGGACAAGGTGCTGTTCTGGGGGATACACCCGGAGACGTACTGGCTGTCCGACCGCGCCCCCGCGAGCCGCTACCTCACGGCAGGGCTCCTGACCAACTACAGCGGCGGCAGGAACGGCCCCCAGGTGGGCGAAAGGTACGCGGTGGAGGGCGCCTGGAGGATCTTCCGCCGAGAACTGGCAGACCACCCACCCACGATCATCATCGACGACTCCCAGGGCAAGCCGTTCACCCCGGCCCGGCTGCCCTCCCTACGACGCATCCTCACGGTCGGGTACGAGCCGGTGGGTCGGGTGGGGGGAGCGGTCGTGTACGCACGAACGGACCGGTAA